The genomic window GTTGTAGTACTCAAGAGGTCTCTTGTATAGTTCACTGTTCAAgtcacagttttttttttcatgcttcCAACAGCGTAAGCGAAACGTTGTTCGAAGGAGTATGTTTTACTTTCTTAAACCGATCACATATCACGTGTTTCAAGGAATATCGAACATGGTAGTCAGTTAGCCACAGGAACGAGATGATGGAGCTGGCGGTAGTCCCCATGTACGTGAACCCCACGATGAGCGAGTAAGGCGGCATGCAATGCAAACACATAGCCAGAAGGAGGCTCATCATGTGATAGGGCGACCACATGATCAGAAACGTCACATTTATAAGATACAGAGTCACAGCTGAAAAGTTGTTTTCGTACGCATAATACCCATATTGGTCTCTGGGCGTCCCGGCTGAGCGACTGCTTATTGATCTAGCGCTAGCTCGTGTGATTTTGCGGAAAGAGAAGAAATGGGTAACGATCATCACTAAGATCAGGAAAAAGGCTGGTAGAAAGAAGACCAGTATAGGCGATGCTACCGAAGCTTCGTCCACCAAGCCAAAGACACACATGTCTGTCATTTCTATCGGCGACTGTTGAAATCCGCCGACCCACAGTGGAATCACCACCACCATTCCGATGATCCAAGGAATAAGAAGGTAGATTTCTCTCTGAAATCGGAATTTCGCCGATTGGTAGAAGGAATGGAAACGGGCGTAAAAGAAACGGTCAATGGACATAAGCATCAGTGTCATGAAAGACGTGAAAGGAAGAAAGACATCCAGAATGACCCAGGCCCTACAAACAAACAGTCCCAGCTTCCACGTGGGACTCAGTTCATGATACACAACCAAAGATGTCACGAACAGTCCCATGAGTAAGTTCATAAAGCAAAAGTTGAACACGCATGCGTACAGGGGTTGGCGTCGTAATTCTCGGGTCACAAGTGTCACATAACATAGGACGGAGTTCACAATTGTTGAAAGACAAGTCAGAATGATGGCATATACAGCAATAGGTTGGGAATGCACCTCATGTGCTTTTCCTATTTCCAGTATAAACGAAGTCCAGTTAGAATTGGCAGCAtagtcatacatgtaaatactgttGTGTTCATAGAGGGAGTTGTTGTTCATCTGCAAAATGaaaggatatttttttaaaaaaaggttgaCATTTTAATCTGGACATTTACGACCACACATTGTTAAGTAGTGAGACATTGCAGGATGTTATGTTAAAGTATGCTGTGTCCCAGAGGTTGCAATTGAAAAGGGATGACTGTCGTTTTTGATCTTTTGACTAAATCTTTCTTGTGACAATTAACTCTTgaaattacctttaaaaattctaaaacaatTGGGGCTATGAAAGACGcattaaagaggcatggtcacgatttttatcaaaatttagtTTTCCGTTTTAATAATTACACTGCTTCAGTATTGCAATGGCACGAGCATCCTTCATGAAGCAAAGAAttatgagctctgtatcttgcttaaataAATATACGACAAACACTCAGATGatggtttttttcatttgaaattcatttaaaaagcaatggataagaataagaaaacaagaaaagaataataatggatttttttaattaaaatcgtgaccatgcccttttatgaacattttgtatcgttgttttattaaattatcactGTCCTTTgtggaattatgtagaaaaaatgtgttatgaattaaatattttaatggaatttttcttaaaataaataaaatttaaatcatatctaCAACAAAGAAAACAACTGCATTACGTACGatgttaaatcatttttacaatcAACAAATCGAtcaatgtatttacatttagaTCATTATAAAACACAGTGTAGTTGAacaaatattaatcttattGAATATGCCACTGTCTCAAAGTAGGCATTCTAGAAATGATCGGTGCAAGAAAAAAACAGAAGATTTACGATGTtctcgttctctctctctctctctctctctctctctctctcgggaaaaaaatcacaatccACCGTTAGATATGTGGTTTAGACAGACAAGAATCAGGTTtacaaaattttctttacattgtcATTTTGCAATGTCTTTCAGTGTAAATGGcaaatacaaaattgatacctttaatataaGCCCACGTCGAACTCCGGTAGTTCAATGCATCGCTCTCCTGCAGTTTGTTTTGAAAGACAAAGTTTCATATCAGCACTCcgctatttatataattttatgcacATTCCTAACACATAGCTAACTTTGAGACAAACACAGGTATAAATTCGTATTTCTCATTAACATATCATTTATGCAAATTTCATTCATACGTCAAAAGATAATGGAATGTAAATAAacgtattttctttttttgtgtgGTTGTGTGTGTTTTGTAGGTGTTGTATCGCTGATGTACGCGAAGAAAGTTTACGAAAGAAAAACATAATATcacgatttttaatgaaaatttatttatctCACTTTATAAGTCGCATTCGTGGTTTATTTTCAATTACACGCCGACGCAAAGGTGTGGAAGAAGTCACGTTAATCTAGACATAAACTCAATATGAACCTCTTCTAATCAATTAGCTACATCCTTTTGAagagacaaatacatgtatttgatgtacaaactgattttctttttttgtgtgGTTGTGTGTGTTTTGTAGGTGTTGTATCGCTGATGTACGCGAAGAAAGTTTACGAAAGAAAAACATAATATcacgatttttaatgaaaatttatttatctCACTTTATAAGTCGCATTCgtggtttatttttaattacatgccAACGCAAAGGTGTGGAAGATGTCACGTTAATCTAGACATAAACTCAATATGAACCTCTTCTAATCAATTAGCTATATCCTTTTGAAGAGACAAATACATGCAATGAGGATGTACAAACTGATTTATactttcaataattttaattacgtgacgtttcaaaatttcaaaaacaagattattcaaatactagtactctaagataattcaaaattaaaagaaaaattgcttttaatgaaaaaatcgAAAACAAGTGTTTGATTCTCTAAATTTTATAGTTAATGGCAATTTTTAATTCGGTTTAACTGTTATTAAAGtgtttgtttaaagtttaaagtaGAATTCAAAATGATCTTTTATTATAGATAGTTTTTAATtctatcaaatttcaaaattttaatgtataaaatcattaatatgCTATTGGGTCCAAAAATTATGTAGGTAAACCACTAGTGATAGTTCTACTACAATTATACGCAGTTTAGCATTTCAATAACGAAATATTTCAGAATGGAAAAGTCGCATTATTCTTTGCAACGGTTGTAATggcttattttttaaagaaatggttggttttattattttttttaaattcttgtaaATGCAATCATTAAATACTC from Magallana gigas chromosome 9, xbMagGiga1.1, whole genome shotgun sequence includes these protein-coding regions:
- the LOC105336903 gene encoding beta-2 adrenergic receptor, with the protein product MNNNSLYEHNSIYMYDYAANSNWTSFILEIGKAHEVHSQPIAVYAIILTCLSTIVNSVLCYVTLVTRELRRQPLYACVFNFCFMNLLMGLFVTSLVVYHELSPTWKLGLFVCRAWVILDVFLPFTSFMTLMLMSIDRFFYARFHSFYQSAKFRFQREIYLLIPWIIGMVVVIPLWVGGFQQSPIEMTDMCVFGLVDEASVASPILVFFLPAFFLILVMIVTHFFSFRKITRASARSISSRSAGTPRDQYGYYAYENNFSAVTLYLINVTFLIMWSPYHMMSLLLAMCLHCMPPYSLIVGFTYMGTTASSIISFLWLTDYHVRYSLKHVICDRFKKVKHTPSNNVSLTLLEA